Proteins encoded within one genomic window of Eurosta solidaginis isolate ZX-2024a chromosome 1, ASM4086904v1, whole genome shotgun sequence:
- the Gfat2 gene encoding glutamine--fructose-6-phosphate aminotransferase [isomerizing] 2 encodes MCGIFAYLNYLTPRSRQEVLELLINGLKRLEYRGYDSTGLAIDNPESNNDDGSKIMIVRRPGKVKVLEEAVTEICKGDEYKTKLTTHIGIAHTRWATHGSPSEINSHPHRSDLDNSFVVVHNGIITNYKDVKRLLEKKGYVFESDTDTEAIAKLIHHLWQQHPTYTFRELVEQAILQLEGAFAIACKSKYFPGECVASRRGTPLLVGIKSKTRLSTDHIPILYPSAKKQRAYNKKLPADIPVLQPAPFNDDTPAEDELLEVKEVEYFFASDASAIIEHTDRVIYLEDDDVAAVKDGVLSIHRLKKSLDDSHAREITTLKMEIQQIMKGNYDSFMLKEIFEQPESVVDTMRGRMFFESKTAVLGGIKEYIPEIKRCRRLILIACGTSYHSAVATRQLLEELTELPVVVELASDFMDRHTPIFRDDVCFFISQSGETADTLIALRYCKQRGALIVGVTNTVGSSICRESHCGVHINAGPEIGVASTKAYTSQFISLVMFALVMSEDRLSLQTRRLEIIEGLENLAAQIRKVLQLNSKVQELAKDLYLHKSLLIMGRGFNFATCLEGALKVKELTYMHSEGILAGELKHGPIALVDDEMPVLMIVMRDPVYTKCMNALQQVTARKSRPILLCEEGDEETKSFSSRYLEIPRTVDCLQGILTVIPLQLLSYHIAVLRGCDVDCPRNLAKSVTVE; translated from the coding sequence ATGTGTGGCATATTCGCTTATCTAAACTATTTGACACCACGCTCAAGACAGGAAGTGCTGGAACTACTTATTAATGGGTTGAAAAGATTGGAATATCGTGGATATGACTCCACGGGATTGGCTATTGACAATCCTGAGTCGAATAACGATGATGGTAGCAAGATAATGATTGTACGACGTCCGGGTAAAGTTAAGGTGTTGGAAGAGGCAGTGACCGAAATTTGTAAAGGCGATGAATACAAAACCAAGCTCACTACTCACATTGGTATTGCGCACACACGTTGGGCTACGCATGGATCACCATCTGAAATAAACTCTCATCCACACCGTTCAGATTTGGATAATAGTTTTGTGGTTGTACACAATGGCATTATAACCAATTATAAAGATGTTAAACGATTGCTGGAAAAAAAGGGCTATGTATTTGAATCTGATACAGATACGGAAGCAATTGCCAAACTAATTCATCATTTATGGCAACAACATCCCACTTACACATTTCGTGAACTAGTCGAGCAGGCGATTCTTCAGCTGGAAGGAGCTTTTGCGATTGCGTGCAAATCGAAATATTTTCCAGGTGAATGTGTAGCTTCTCGACGAGGGACGCCACTATTGGTGGGAATCAAATCGAAAACACGTTTATCCACGGACCACATTCCCATATTATATCCTAGTGCTAAGAAACAGCGTGCTTACAATAAAAAATTACCAGCTGATATACCTGTGCTACAGCCGGCGCCTTTTAATGATGATACACCCGCAGAGGATGAACTATTGGAGGTCAAGGAGGTGGAATACTTTTTTGCTTCAGACGCCAGTGCTATAATTGAACATACAGATCGTGTTATCTATTTGGAGGATGATGACGTTGCAGCTGTGAAAGATGGCGTTCTAAGCATTCATCGCTTAAAAAAATCGTTAGATGATTCGCATGCACGTGAGATAACTACGTTGAAAATGGAAATACAacaaattatgaaaggcaattatGATTCCTTTATGTTGAAGGAGATTTTCGAACAACCGGAATCTGTGGTAGACACCATGCGTGGACGTATGTTTTTCGAAAGCAAAACCGCAGTGCTAGGTGGCATTAAAGAGTATATACCGGAAATTAAACGTTGTCGGCGCCTTATACTCATTGCATGTGGTACATCATATCACAGTGCTGTGGCTACACGTCAACTCTTGGAGGAGTTAACTGAGCTGCCTGTTGTGGTAGAGCTTGCCTCAGATTTTATGGATCGCCATACGCCCATTTTCCGTGATGATGTGTGCTTTTTCATATCCCAGTCTGGCGAAACGGCTGATACATTGATTGCTCTGCGCTATTGCAAACAACGCGGCGCACTCATCGTAGGCGTGACCAATACGGTTGGCAGCAGCATTTGTCGTGAATCGCATTGTGGTGTACATATCAATGCTGGTCCTGAGATAGGTGTAGCTTCCACCAAAGCCTATACATCACAATTTATTTCGCTGGTTATGTTTGCATTGGTCATGTCAGAGGATCGTCTATCGCTACAGACACGCCGTCTTGAGATCATTGAAGGTTTGGAAAACCTCGCGGCTCAGATACGCAAAGTACTTCAATTGAATTCAAAGGTGCAGGAGCTTgcaaaagatttgtatttacacAAATCACTGCTAATAATGGGACGTGGGTTTAATTTTGCTACATGCTTAGAAGGTGCCCTAAAGGTAAAAGAATTGACTTATATGCATAGCGAGGGCATTTTAGCGGGTGAGCTGAAACATGGACCCATCGCTTTGGTTGACGATGAGATGCCTGTGCTAATGATTGTTATGCGTGATCCGGTTTATACAAAATGTATGAATGCTTTGCAGCAAGTAACGGCTCGCAAAAGTCGTCCTATTTTGCTGTGCGAGGAGGGTGATGAAGAGACAAAATCGTTTTCTTCGCGTTATCTGGAAATACCACGTACTGTAGATTGCCTTCAGGGTATCCTCACAGTTATACCGTTACAACTGCTTTCATATCATATAGCTGTATTACGTGGATGTGATGTGGATTGCCCACGTAACCTGGCCAAATCTGTAACAGTCGAGTAG